Proteins from a single region of Mycoplasmopsis edwardii:
- a CDS encoding PTS glucose transporter subunit IIA — MEKLNNSCSCKPFFGCVCGQEVPQNIMNIVEAFGGIDNINGFNASVSELRYDLKNVKLVNEEQFKKLGAKKVVIFEGTKHVQVELGEGVEELNFNVKKYSPLLRAMSKQVKSAIEQNKNTNNQVVSEVSEQVVLSPVNGKIVALKDLKDGIFSEGLVGNGVAILISDDSKVVAPFDGKITMMPANKNQFIFSSKEGVELVVVLGQDSYKLDGIGLEPKVKLNEEVKAGTLLFELNLKKFDSENIDKHIVVSTTKFSSLNNIQEVASKAEKSKQLFKLV; from the coding sequence ATGGAAAAATTAAATAATAGTTGTTCATGCAAACCATTTTTTGGTTGTGTATGTGGTCAAGAAGTTCCACAAAATATCATGAATATTGTAGAAGCATTTGGAGGAATCGATAACATCAATGGATTCAATGCAAGTGTTTCAGAATTAAGATATGATTTAAAAAATGTTAAACTAGTTAATGAAGAACAGTTTAAAAAACTTGGTGCTAAGAAAGTTGTTATTTTTGAAGGAACAAAACACGTTCAAGTTGAACTAGGTGAAGGTGTTGAAGAACTTAACTTTAATGTTAAAAAATACTCACCACTTTTAAGAGCAATGAGTAAGCAAGTTAAATCAGCTATTGAACAAAACAAAAACACAAATAATCAAGTTGTAAGTGAAGTAAGTGAACAAGTTGTTTTATCACCAGTTAATGGTAAAATTGTTGCACTTAAAGATTTAAAAGACGGAATTTTCTCAGAAGGTTTAGTTGGTAACGGAGTCGCTATCTTAATATCTGATGATAGTAAAGTTGTTGCTCCTTTTGATGGAAAAATTACAATGATGCCCGCTAACAAAAATCAATTTATTTTCTCTTCAAAAGAGGGTGTTGAATTAGTTGTAGTTTTAGGCCAAGACAGCTATAAACTTGATGGAATTGGTTTAGAACCAAAAGTAAAATTAAATGAAGAAGTTAAAGCTGGAACATTATTATTTGAATTAAATCTTAAAAAATTTGATTCAGAAAACATTGATAAACACATTGTTGTTTCTACAACAAAATTCTCTTCATTAAACAACATTCAAGAAGTTGCTTCTAAAGCAGAAAAATCAAAACAATTATTTAAACTTGTTTAG
- a CDS encoding DAK2 domain-containing protein, producing MARKVFLDGLTFAKAMVSGANALKNSKDRIDALNVFPVPDGDTGTNMSSTAISIVPKMQLVTKDTDIAEVTKTISTSMIYEARGNSGVILSQIFKGFALGCEEKMDLDLQEFLVALQSAVDRSYKSVFKPVEGTILTVIRETTENIVKKYKGVDEDKVTIKEVWGDLLEFCRRSCDETPNKLKTLREVGVTDSGGEGLYKIFWGINEYLNDRPVEISDVAEDVSVFLSDTEVYEGEFGYCTEVLIDLNEPEKFDREAFVKKVEKKANSLVVVSDDNILKVHGHTLKPGEFLNIAQQYGEFIKIKSENMTLQANNSKANNEKFNEAKKDQDRVKCAIISCNLGSGIIEKMKELGASYVIESGETQNPSAQDIINAIQATNADNIFVLPNSSNVILVAQQAAQVVDDKNIIVIPTKTQIQGLTAVLNFSPEADAEDNLEMMTDSISEVQTGEVTRAIRQTKLNGVEINNGDYLSILNGKIIASSKTANQALRKLVKKMIKGSSEIISIYYGDEGNLSEAEELANFIDANYDIEVDIIEGNQPNYHYLIGVE from the coding sequence ATGGCTAGAAAAGTATTTTTAGATGGTCTGACATTTGCTAAAGCAATGGTCTCTGGTGCAAACGCACTTAAAAATTCCAAAGACCGTATTGATGCACTTAATGTCTTTCCTGTACCTGATGGTGATACAGGAACAAACATGTCATCAACAGCTATTTCGATTGTTCCTAAAATGCAATTAGTAACAAAAGATACTGATATTGCAGAAGTTACTAAAACAATTTCGACAAGCATGATTTATGAAGCTAGAGGAAACTCTGGTGTTATCCTAAGTCAAATTTTTAAAGGGTTTGCTTTAGGGTGTGAAGAAAAAATGGATTTAGACTTACAAGAGTTTCTTGTGGCTTTACAATCTGCAGTTGACAGATCTTACAAATCTGTTTTCAAACCAGTTGAGGGAACAATCTTAACAGTTATTAGAGAAACAACAGAAAACATTGTTAAAAAATATAAAGGAGTGGATGAGGATAAAGTAACCATCAAAGAAGTTTGAGGTGACTTATTAGAATTTTGTAGAAGAAGTTGTGACGAAACTCCAAACAAATTAAAAACTCTTAGAGAAGTTGGTGTAACTGACTCAGGTGGTGAAGGGCTATACAAAATCTTCTGAGGAATTAACGAATACTTAAATGATAGACCAGTTGAAATTTCTGATGTTGCTGAAGATGTTTCTGTGTTCTTGAGTGATACAGAAGTTTATGAAGGTGAATTTGGATATTGTACAGAGGTTTTAATTGATCTTAACGAACCAGAAAAATTTGATAGAGAAGCTTTTGTTAAGAAAGTTGAAAAGAAAGCTAACTCACTTGTTGTTGTTAGTGATGATAATATCTTAAAAGTTCATGGTCATACATTAAAACCAGGTGAATTCTTAAATATTGCTCAACAATATGGAGAGTTTATTAAGATTAAATCTGAGAACATGACTTTACAAGCAAATAACTCAAAAGCAAATAACGAAAAGTTTAATGAAGCTAAAAAAGATCAAGATAGAGTTAAATGTGCAATTATCTCATGTAACTTAGGAAGTGGAATTATTGAGAAAATGAAAGAACTTGGTGCAAGTTATGTAATTGAATCAGGTGAAACTCAAAACCCTTCTGCTCAAGATATCATTAATGCAATTCAAGCAACTAATGCTGACAACATCTTTGTTTTACCAAACAGTTCAAATGTTATTTTGGTTGCTCAACAAGCTGCACAAGTAGTTGATGACAAGAACATTATTGTTATTCCAACCAAAACACAAATTCAAGGTTTAACAGCTGTGCTTAACTTTAGCCCAGAAGCAGACGCTGAAGATAACTTAGAAATGATGACTGATTCAATTAGTGAAGTTCAAACTGGTGAAGTTACTAGAGCAATTAGACAAACTAAACTTAACGGTGTTGAAATTAACAATGGTGATTATTTATCAATTCTAAATGGAAAAATAATTGCTTCTTCAAAAACAGCAAATCAAGCCTTAAGAAAACTTGTTAAGAAAATGATTAAAGGTTCAAGTGAAATCATCTCAATTTACTATGGTGATGAAGGTAACTTAAGTGAAGCTGAAGAACTTGCGAACTTCATTGATGCCAACTATGATATCGAAGTAGATATCATTGAAGGGAATCAACCAAACTATCATTACTTAATAGGGGTTGAATAA
- a CDS encoding MAGa7180 family putative nuclease produces the protein MKVSRKYYNNVHYTIDWENKVLVLKSEFHKELLTFDKWNGFKKIGGSSVGDILIKGDAFKNEFKAYCHITRLKMPVLSKKYINAGVVLEPKIFDVLRSSFKGLEIQNFVASEVEYDYFKGIDDVISGVPDGYIPSKKIILEIKTAGEKKYELWNKSNVDPAYRKQAQLYAYLMSKKLNEKVEMYTIVAAFLKEDKQLNINDYLEPEKVDLNERIIKAYPFKVNEHEVLSDIKEVKDWYAKYTQSNTSPQFDRSINADDLEYLSCSNEEEWIALLEKWKAMGKADPDTKP, from the coding sequence ATGAAAGTATCAAGAAAATATTACAATAATGTACATTACACAATTGATTGAGAAAACAAGGTACTTGTTTTAAAGTCTGAATTTCATAAAGAGTTACTAACTTTTGATAAGTGAAATGGTTTTAAGAAAATTGGGGGTAGTTCGGTAGGTGACATCTTAATCAAAGGTGATGCATTTAAAAATGAGTTTAAGGCTTATTGCCATATCACAAGACTTAAAATGCCTGTTTTAAGTAAAAAATATATTAATGCTGGGGTAGTTCTTGAGCCAAAAATCTTTGATGTTTTAAGATCTAGTTTTAAAGGGCTAGAAATTCAGAACTTCGTTGCTTCTGAAGTGGAATATGATTACTTTAAAGGTATTGATGATGTTATTAGCGGGGTTCCTGATGGTTATATACCAAGCAAGAAAATCATCTTGGAAATTAAAACGGCAGGTGAAAAAAAATATGAGCTGTGAAACAAAAGTAATGTTGATCCAGCTTACAGAAAACAAGCTCAATTATATGCATACTTAATGAGTAAAAAGTTAAACGAAAAAGTTGAAATGTATACAATTGTTGCTGCATTTTTAAAAGAAGATAAACAACTTAATATTAACGACTATTTAGAACCTGAAAAAGTTGACTTAAATGAAAGAATCATTAAAGCATATCCATTTAAAGTTAATGAACATGAAGTTTTATCAGATATAAAAGAAGTTAAAGATTGATATGCTAAATACACACAAAGCAACACTTCTCCACAATTTGATAGAAGCATCAATGCAGATGATTTAGAGTATTTATCATGTTCAAACGAAGAAGAATGAATTGCTTTATTAGAAAAGTGAAAAGCTATGGGGAAAGCTGATCCAGATACTAAACCTTAG
- the rnc gene encoding ribonuclease III, whose product MSNSYTQNILNFLKQEKIEAKNIEVFYQATTHKSFKHNKKDMRKVNYEKLEFLGDSVLDFIVSAHIFQNNRESSQGELTRYRASLVQTDTLSAISKKLGILKLIRTGPGQMKNEVLNSTKVQADVFEAMVGAIFVDQGFIEAKNFVDKHLLSQIKRNESLAISDHKDPKTELQEHFQSFSRENISYYVEERENKTFEAKAMHDKKVYGIGTGLSKKEAEINAAKDALNKLK is encoded by the coding sequence ATGTCTAATAGCTATACTCAAAACATTTTGAACTTCTTAAAACAGGAAAAAATAGAAGCAAAAAACATTGAAGTTTTTTATCAAGCTACAACTCACAAATCTTTCAAACACAATAAAAAAGATATGAGAAAAGTCAACTATGAAAAGCTAGAATTTTTAGGTGATTCAGTTTTAGACTTTATCGTTTCAGCTCACATTTTTCAAAACAATCGCGAAAGTTCACAAGGGGAATTAACAAGATATCGTGCATCACTTGTTCAAACAGATACACTTTCAGCAATAAGCAAAAAACTTGGTATTTTAAAATTGATCAGAACAGGGCCAGGTCAAATGAAAAATGAAGTTTTAAATTCAACTAAAGTTCAAGCAGATGTTTTTGAAGCAATGGTTGGAGCAATATTTGTTGACCAAGGTTTTATTGAAGCTAAAAACTTTGTAGACAAACATTTACTTTCTCAAATTAAAAGAAATGAAAGCTTAGCGATCTCTGATCATAAGGATCCAAAAACAGAATTGCAAGAACATTTCCAAAGTTTTAGTAGAGAAAATATTTCTTATTATGTCGAAGAAAGAGAAAACAAAACTTTCGAAGCAAAAGCAATGCATGACAAGAAAGTTTACGGTATTGGTACAGGTCTTTCTAAAAAAGAAGCTGAAATTAATGCTGCAAAAGATGCATTAAATAAATTAAAATAG
- a CDS encoding RpiB/LacA/LacB family sugar-phosphate isomerase — translation MNKKVIAFSSDHAAFGLKEELKKYVESLGYEVVDLGPETDKVSVSYAEQGHALANYVNEKKPEFGIAMCGTGLGISYALNRHKHIRAARVVSVEDAHLAKLHNDANVLVFGGRQIDFEEAKRMVDEYIKTEFEGGRHQARIDQIDED, via the coding sequence ATGAACAAAAAAGTTATTGCTTTCTCAAGTGATCATGCCGCATTCGGTTTAAAAGAAGAATTAAAAAAATATGTAGAATCATTAGGATACGAAGTAGTTGATTTAGGTCCAGAAACAGATAAAGTTTCAGTAAGTTATGCTGAACAAGGCCATGCATTAGCTAACTATGTTAATGAGAAAAAACCAGAATTTGGAATCGCTATGTGTGGAACAGGTTTAGGTATTTCATATGCATTAAACAGACACAAACACATTAGAGCTGCTAGAGTTGTATCAGTAGAAGATGCACACTTAGCAAAATTACACAATGACGCTAACGTTTTAGTTTTCGGTGGTCGTCAAATTGATTTTGAAGAAGCAAAAAGAATGGTTGATGAATACATTAAAACAGAATTTGAAGGTGGACGCCACCAAGCAAGAATCGACCAGATTGATGAGGATTAA
- a CDS encoding DUF2188 domain-containing protein, with the protein MDKKELKAVWHITKDKEKDKWRVYREGAERATILFDTQKEAIPYARDLAKKNNGTYYIHGENGKIRDGKGYKDK; encoded by the coding sequence ATGGATAAAAAAGAATTAAAAGCTGTATGACACATTACAAAAGATAAAGAAAAAGATAAATGAAGAGTTTATAGAGAAGGTGCCGAAAGAGCAACGATCTTATTCGATACACAAAAAGAAGCTATTCCTTACGCAAGAGATTTAGCAAAGAAAAATAATGGAACATACTACATTCACGGTGAAAACGGAAAAATCCGTGATGGTAAAGGGTACAAAGATAAATAA
- the smpB gene encoding SsrA-binding protein: MKIVSNNKIAFRDYEILEKFEAGIALKGWEVKSARAGEVSLTNAFCSIYKNELWIKDSFFKQYMQVKGDETADRKLLMHKNEIRKIKFQLDTQPITLIPLKLYFNKDSLLKIEIALARGLKKYDKREKIAKEETQKRINKLLKNF, translated from the coding sequence ATGAAGATAGTGTCAAATAATAAAATTGCTTTCAGGGATTATGAAATCTTAGAAAAATTTGAAGCAGGTATTGCTTTAAAAGGTTGAGAAGTAAAAAGCGCTAGAGCTGGTGAAGTCTCATTAACTAATGCTTTTTGTTCAATTTATAAAAATGAATTATGAATCAAAGATTCCTTTTTTAAACAATACATGCAGGTTAAAGGCGATGAAACAGCTGATCGTAAATTATTGATGCATAAAAATGAAATTCGTAAGATTAAATTTCAACTAGATACTCAACCAATTACTTTAATTCCTTTAAAACTATATTTTAATAAAGACTCTTTATTAAAAATAGAAATAGCGCTTGCTAGAGGTCTTAAGAAATATGATAAGCGTGAAAAAATCGCAAAAGAAGAGACTCAAAAAAGAATTAACAAACTTCTTAAAAACTTTTAA
- a CDS encoding pseudouridine synthase produces the protein MKKIKLEKFISNNTNYSRSEIKNLMKQGKITINEQVIKSSVLISKNDIIKVNNNVIEDLSNVYILMNKPANYVCANRDSLHKTVFDLLDPKYQNLEDLHTVGRLDIDTEGLLIITNDGELTHNLLAPKKHVPKTYFVRVDGEIKPELVDEFKNGVDIKEDKITKPSELIILKKNEANLTISEGKFHQIKRMFQKFDLKVIYLKRIKFNNLDLPNNLKLGEYKLIAKDELF, from the coding sequence ATGAAAAAAATTAAACTTGAAAAATTCATTTCTAATAATACAAATTACTCAAGATCTGAAATTAAAAACTTAATGAAACAAGGAAAAATAACTATTAATGAACAAGTCATTAAATCATCAGTTTTGATATCTAAAAATGATATTATTAAAGTTAATAACAATGTTATTGAAGATTTAAGTAATGTTTATATTTTAATGAATAAACCTGCAAATTATGTATGTGCAAATCGTGATAGTTTACATAAAACTGTCTTTGATTTACTTGATCCAAAGTATCAAAACTTAGAAGATTTACACACTGTAGGACGTTTAGATATCGATACCGAAGGGTTATTAATTATCACAAATGATGGTGAGCTTACTCATAATTTATTAGCACCTAAAAAACATGTACCAAAAACTTATTTCGTAAGAGTTGATGGAGAAATTAAACCAGAATTGGTTGATGAATTTAAAAATGGCGTTGATATTAAGGAAGACAAAATAACAAAACCATCTGAGTTAATAATATTAAAGAAAAATGAAGCAAACTTAACTATAAGCGAAGGTAAGTTTCATCAAATTAAAAGAATGTTTCAAAAATTTGATTTAAAAGTCATTTACCTTAAAAGAATCAAGTTTAATAACCTGGACTTGCCAAACAACCTTAAGTTGGGCGAATATAAATTAATAGCTAAGGATGAATTATTTTAA
- a CDS encoding AAA family ATPase: MKLIKLEAHGFKSFADPVVLRFDGGVAGIVGPNGSGKSNINDAIRWVLGEQSSKELRGDNMEDVIFAGSKTVQPMNKAQVSLTFENKDRLCSIDSDYVVITRALERGKGINDYFINGEKARYKDIKTIAMETGIGKSSLAIISQGTVSDIAQSSDEDRRLIFEEAAGISKYRTRKLEAQRKLESAEQTLKIVDTKISEVEKRLEILKKQAEKAYKYKQISDDLKNVEIGYLAYNIEKNAAIHDKLSEELAGVKETEEAYRKDIDTINEQLQEKSESLKGINKLIQEISAGKNVLELRIKALEENIAQAKARRDVMLEGKGTLDEKSRLQAVISAVNSLEFELTTHKQSFDELYSKETSLSNEIEELEKKVNELNISVNKYKEEERTIKANLNLLKQTKQNKTNLFKGTKTILDNKASFRGFKGIVADLITAPNEYLPALETILKNAAQHIVVDHSDTAVKAINFLKANDGGRATFIPLSSINAKFVRDDYLLVTRNNPGFIGVASELVTVAEEYRVLSQFLLGNVIVVTDIKAANEIATIIEKKYMVVTLEGDIIRVGGVMVGGTQEASENILGIEQKIKENEELIPGLHAMIEKLNAQALESTELIKTKTRELSQTSVQVRLLNQKIKELENDIEKHKTDLHVNKSILDGKQLDGDLENLTSAEAEIAKQKKDLALLDFNLLTNIEQKEAVAADREVLSKRLADQSNLLNNLLSSFTKKSEDNIKAKSQLEVDKERLNTYYGLTLENAKENYQLTMSPDAAAENVRELRIAISELGSVNLESIAEYEEVNERYQNDIQNRDEVIEAKNICLAAIDEMDKKIVTRLTNIVNDVNQEMHKVFSSMFGGGTAKVEFVDPKNILETGISIYAQPPGKTVKNLKLFSGGEKSLIAISLLFAILRARPLPLCILDEVEAALDEANVVRYAEYLQELKHQTQFLVITHRTGTMTRVDALFGATMQKRGVTNFFSVELEEAKKLIDQD; this comes from the coding sequence ATGAAATTAATTAAATTAGAAGCTCACGGATTTAAGTCTTTTGCTGATCCTGTTGTTCTACGTTTTGATGGTGGAGTTGCTGGAATCGTTGGGCCAAATGGTTCAGGTAAAAGTAACATTAATGATGCCATTAGATGAGTTTTAGGGGAACAAAGTTCTAAAGAATTACGTGGTGATAACATGGAAGATGTTATCTTTGCTGGTTCAAAAACAGTGCAGCCAATGAACAAAGCTCAAGTTTCTTTAACATTTGAAAACAAAGACAGATTATGTTCAATTGATTCTGATTATGTTGTGATTACTCGTGCTTTAGAACGTGGTAAAGGAATTAACGATTACTTTATTAATGGTGAAAAAGCTAGATATAAAGATATTAAAACAATCGCAATGGAAACAGGGATTGGTAAGAGTTCACTTGCCATTATTTCTCAAGGTACAGTTTCTGACATTGCACAATCTTCTGACGAAGATAGAAGATTAATTTTTGAAGAAGCAGCTGGAATTTCAAAATATAGAACAAGAAAACTTGAAGCTCAAAGAAAACTTGAATCAGCTGAACAAACTTTAAAAATTGTTGATACAAAAATTAGTGAAGTTGAAAAGAGGCTTGAAATTCTTAAAAAGCAAGCTGAGAAAGCTTACAAATACAAACAAATTAGCGATGATCTTAAAAATGTTGAAATTGGATATTTAGCATACAACATCGAAAAAAATGCTGCTATTCATGATAAATTATCAGAAGAGCTTGCTGGTGTTAAAGAAACAGAAGAAGCATACAGAAAAGACATTGACACAATTAATGAGCAACTTCAAGAAAAATCAGAAAGTCTTAAAGGTATTAACAAATTAATTCAAGAAATTTCTGCTGGTAAAAATGTTCTTGAATTACGTATTAAAGCTTTAGAAGAAAACATTGCTCAAGCTAAAGCACGTAGAGATGTTATGCTTGAAGGTAAAGGGACTCTTGATGAGAAATCAAGATTACAAGCTGTTATAAGTGCTGTAAATAGTCTTGAGTTCGAATTAACAACTCACAAACAATCATTTGATGAACTTTACTCAAAAGAAACTTCATTATCAAATGAAATTGAAGAATTAGAGAAAAAAGTTAACGAGCTTAATATTTCTGTAAATAAATATAAAGAAGAAGAAAGAACTATTAAAGCAAACTTAAATCTTTTAAAACAAACAAAACAAAACAAAACAAACTTATTCAAAGGAACTAAAACAATCCTTGATAACAAAGCAAGTTTTAGAGGATTCAAAGGTATTGTCGCAGATTTAATTACTGCACCAAACGAATATCTTCCAGCATTAGAAACAATTCTTAAAAATGCTGCGCAACACATTGTTGTGGATCACTCAGATACAGCTGTTAAAGCAATTAACTTCTTAAAAGCAAACGATGGTGGTAGAGCTACATTTATTCCTCTTTCATCTATTAATGCCAAATTCGTTCGTGATGATTATTTATTAGTAACAAGAAATAATCCAGGTTTCATTGGTGTTGCTTCAGAGCTAGTTACAGTTGCAGAAGAATATAGAGTATTAAGCCAATTCTTATTAGGTAACGTTATTGTTGTTACTGATATTAAAGCAGCCAATGAAATTGCTACAATCATCGAGAAAAAATACATGGTTGTTACACTTGAAGGTGACATCATTAGAGTTGGTGGTGTTATGGTTGGAGGTACTCAAGAAGCTTCAGAAAATATTCTTGGTATCGAACAAAAAATTAAAGAAAACGAAGAACTTATTCCAGGGTTACACGCAATGATTGAAAAATTAAATGCACAAGCCCTTGAATCTACAGAATTAATTAAAACAAAAACCAGAGAGTTATCTCAAACAAGTGTTCAAGTAAGACTTTTAAATCAAAAAATCAAAGAACTTGAAAATGATATTGAAAAACACAAAACAGATTTACACGTTAATAAATCAATTTTAGATGGAAAACAACTTGATGGTGATTTAGAAAACTTAACTTCTGCAGAAGCAGAAATTGCAAAACAAAAGAAAGATCTTGCTTTACTTGATTTCAATTTATTAACAAACATTGAACAAAAAGAAGCTGTTGCTGCTGATAGAGAAGTTCTTTCAAAAAGATTAGCAGATCAATCAAATCTTTTAAACAACTTGCTTTCTTCATTTACTAAAAAATCTGAAGATAACATTAAAGCAAAATCGCAATTAGAAGTTGATAAAGAAAGATTGAACACATACTATGGGTTAACTTTAGAGAATGCTAAAGAAAATTATCAATTAACAATGTCTCCTGACGCTGCCGCTGAAAATGTTAGAGAGTTAAGAATTGCTATTTCTGAATTAGGAAGCGTCAACTTAGAATCAATCGCAGAATATGAAGAAGTAAATGAAAGATACCAAAACGATATTCAAAACCGTGATGAAGTTATTGAAGCTAAAAATATTTGTTTAGCTGCTATTGATGAAATGGACAAGAAAATTGTTACAAGATTAACAAACATTGTTAACGATGTTAATCAAGAAATGCACAAAGTATTCTCATCAATGTTTGGTGGTGGTACTGCAAAAGTTGAATTTGTAGATCCTAAAAACATTTTAGAAACAGGAATTAGTATTTACGCTCAACCTCCAGGTAAAACAGTTAAAAACTTAAAATTATTCTCAGGTGGTGAAAAATCACTTATCGCTATCTCATTATTATTCGCGATCTTAAGGGCTAGACCATTACCATTATGTATCTTAGACGAGGTTGAAGCTGCACTTGATGAAGCCAACGTTGTTAGATATGCAGAATACTTACAAGAACTTAAACACCAAACACAATTCTTAGTTATTACACATAGAACAGGAACAATGACAAGGGTTGATGCTTTATTTGGTGCCACAATGCAAAAACGTGGTGTTACAAACTTCTTTAGTGTTGAATTAGAAGAAGCTAAAAAACTTATTGATCAAGATTAA
- the plsX gene encoding phosphate acyltransferase PlsX — protein MKKIIIDTNGLDNGAQVVYDAAVTILKKISDLEITLIGDTSNINKHTEIQNINFIENTTKLSDPRNIRQSLRENTSMNQAIMDLKEGNYDGVISGGDSGSYMASLTFKSGRIEGISRPVFMPIATGLNKRKTLFMDVGANLEVKSDNLYEWAKLGTAFYKTMFNENFPKVTLLNIGTEDYKGFDFIKEAAELIKNDHSLNYIGFSEPRNLLKGEYDIALIDGYGGNLILKSYEGAIFTFKDAIKESAFKSLRTKIGAWLMKPAFKDVMKKLDYRNVGAAWVLGVQNLALKIHGSSDAKAVYSSIEQMYHAIDKKLAEKLNGWKNV, from the coding sequence ATGAAGAAAATCATAATCGACACTAATGGTCTTGATAATGGAGCTCAAGTAGTTTATGATGCTGCAGTTACCATTCTCAAAAAAATTAGTGATTTAGAAATTACTTTAATTGGTGATACTTCAAATATTAACAAACACACTGAAATTCAAAATATCAATTTTATAGAAAACACAACCAAATTATCTGACCCAAGAAATATTAGACAATCATTAAGAGAAAATACTTCGATGAATCAAGCAATCATGGATTTAAAAGAAGGAAATTATGATGGAGTTATTTCTGGTGGTGATAGCGGGAGCTACATGGCTTCGTTAACATTCAAGTCAGGAAGAATCGAAGGTATTTCTCGTCCAGTCTTTATGCCAATTGCAACAGGATTGAATAAAAGAAAAACTTTATTCATGGATGTTGGAGCTAACTTAGAAGTAAAATCAGATAATTTATATGAATGAGCAAAATTAGGAACTGCATTTTACAAAACAATGTTTAATGAAAATTTTCCAAAAGTAACTTTATTAAATATCGGAACCGAAGATTACAAAGGTTTTGATTTTATAAAAGAAGCAGCAGAATTAATAAAGAATGATCATTCATTAAACTACATAGGTTTCTCAGAGCCGAGAAATCTTTTAAAAGGTGAATATGATATTGCTTTAATAGATGGGTATGGTGGTAACTTAATTCTTAAAAGCTATGAAGGTGCTATATTCACATTCAAAGATGCTATCAAGGAATCTGCATTCAAGAGTCTTAGAACTAAAATTGGTGCATGATTAATGAAACCTGCATTTAAAGATGTTATGAAAAAACTAGATTATCGTAATGTAGGTGCTGCATGAGTGCTTGGTGTTCAAAACTTAGCATTAAAAATACATGGTTCAAGTGATGCAAAAGCTGTTTACAGTTCAATTGAACAAATGTATCATGCAATTGATAAGAAACTTGCAGAAAAACTCAATGGGTGAAAAAATGTCTAA